The following is a genomic window from Bombina bombina isolate aBomBom1 chromosome 3, aBomBom1.pri, whole genome shotgun sequence.
ccacacctgactcctgaagtcatgcttcagttattaagtcaagttaaattaatttttttttctttattatgcgcagcagaggctccaggaccctcgacaaaaccagcagcaggaaagaggacatatggcatccttttgaaaaaaatgattataggaaaggcattgattttagaaacacagagatcattagttgcaaccgtgaaatcacaaaaaactttgattatacaccaagtacacttatttatccttaggcctttttagcagaggctccaggaccctccacaaaaccagcagcatgaaagaggacatatggcatcctttagaaaattagattacaggaaagcctatagctgttaaggtaggacgtgtgtttgaggagctccaggtcttccaagttactttggagttagttttcaaccttaatttaattttctttttgggattcatagtcacactttctggggctatccaagaggagcctggtaaaagcagtagtagtcaccccttatatcaacgggtacggagacctgttttttgcgtttccaatattgcgccgtaccccaaactaatcctgaatgggaaaaaaaaaattaaaatttggactagtgatgcacgctgtggcaattgcaatttgcaataaaaataatctgctaacaacaaccactacctacaaccacacctgactcctgaagtcatgcttcagttattaagtcaagttaaattaattttttttctttattatgcgcagcagaggctccaggaccctcgacaaaaccagcagcaggaaagaggacatatggcatccttttgaaaaaaatgattataggaaaggcattgattttagaaacacagagatcattagttgcaaccgtgaaatcacaaaaaactttgattatacaccaagtacacttatttatccttaggcctttttagcagaggctccaggaccctccacaaaaccagcagcatgaaagaggacatatggcatcctttagaaaattagattacaggaaaggcattgattttagaaacacagagatcattagttgcaaccgtgaaatcacaaaaaacttcgattatacaccaagtacacttatttatccttaggcctttttagcagaggctccaggaccctccacaaaaccagcagcatgaaagaggacatatggcatcctttagaaaattagattacaggaaaggcattgattttagaaacacagagatcattagttgcaaccgtgaaatcacaaaaaacttcgattatacaccaagtacacttatttatccttaggcctttttagcagaggctccaggaccctccacaaaaccagcagcatgaaagaggacatatggcatactttagaaaattagattacaggaaaggcattgattttagacacacagagatcattagttgcaaccgtgaaatctaaaaaaacatatattatacacccagtacacttatttatccttaggcctttttagaagagtgtcccggagcctcaacagaaagaacagcatgaaagaggacacatggcatccctttgaataatagattacaggaaaggcattgattttagaaagacagaaaaaaattgttacaaacaggaaatctaaaaaaacattgaatagacacccagtacacttctttatccttcggccttttgagcagaggctccaggacaatcaacaaaaccagcagtaggaaagaggacaatTTTTTgcgaatgtaaatttgaatcaaaaaaatgattcgatggacacccagtacaccactttctccttaggcctttttataagagggtcctggaccgtcaaaaaaaacaccagcaggaaagaggacatatggcatacttttgaaaattagattacaggaaaggcattgatgttagaaacacagagatcagttatatgaccagggaaatagaaaaaaaacattgattggacacccagtacacttctttatccttaggcctttttaaaagagtgccccggagcctcaacagaaagaacagcatggaagaggacatatggcatccttttgaaaaatagattacaggaaaggcattgatttttgaaagacagaaaaaataagttacaactgttaaatctaaaaaaaacattgaatagacacccagtacacttctttatccttcggcctttttagcagaggctccaggacactcaacaaaaccagcagtaggaaagaggacatatggcatcctttgtgaaaaaaagattataggaaaggcattgattttagaaacccggggataatttgttgcaaccgtgaatttgaattaaaaaaaaagattggatggacaccaggtacaattctttatccataatgcctttttataagagggtccaggaccctcaaacaaaaaaccagcaggaaagaggacatatggcatacttttgaacaatagagtacaggaaaggcatagattttagaaacccataaaaaaaaattttaaaatgtaaatttgaataaaaaaaatgattcaatggacagccagtacacctctttctccttaggcctttttataagagggtcctggaccctcaaaaaaaaaacaccagcaggaaagaggacgtatggcatccttttgaacaatagagtacaggtacagcattgattttacaaacccagagatcattttggtcaattgttaaatagaaaaataaaaatgagtggccaaccagtacacctctttctccttaggcctttttataagatggtcctggacactcaaaaaaaacaccagcaggaaagaggacgtatggcatccttttgaacaatagagtacaggaacggcattgattttacaaaaccagagataatttaggtcaaatgagaaatagaaaataaaaatgagtggacacccagtacacctctttcaccttaggcctttttttttttttttttctttgataagaAACTTTATTGGAATCTGTCAATTAGTACAGACGCTGTGGTTTCCCCATTGTGCTCTTGATGTACAGAGCCCTCACATTTTGCCAGTTCTTTTTCAGGAGAGACACAAGGAAGTTAATAGACAGGTGAATATTGTACACAAGTTCCTCCTCATTCATCTTTACATGGCCACATGCAACAGCAAGACACAGGACCTTTTTCATTTGAAACTTAATAGTGGACTTCACTTCATCCACCTTTGCAACCATGTTCTCGTTGTGAGTGAGCAGAGAGGGGAACTTGCCAGCCTTGTTCAGCCCAGGTCCCAGGATACGAGGGATCTGCTTGATGAGAGACTCTGAGGTCAGGAATGCATCATATTTCTTAGCAAGCTTTTTTACTAGCTTCTTGTTTTTGTTCAGCTTTTTTAGGGCCTCTTGATCCATATGGGGTAATTCTACTGCCTTTGCTTCATCGCAATGCTGCTGGTCTCCCAAAACACACACTGAAAACTTAGGGCGAGGGGTTGACTTTAGCCTGACGGTGCCAGAGAAACGCTTGTCCTTTTGGGGGTCATAGTTTTTTAGACTGATCTGCAGTTCCACTGTCTCCAAAAACTTTCTCTTCTTCCTCTTTGACCCTGTGAGTAATTCCCTCACTGCCTCATAAAGCGTATCACGAGAAACTTTGCTGCTCATCTCTGCGGCAACCCGACGGCAAAGTCAGAAAGGAAAAAggaggcctttttataagagtgtccaggaccctcaaacaaaataccagcaggaaagagaacatatggcatactttggaacaatagagtactggtacggcattgatttgtgaaacccacagataattgtttgtaaaagtgaaatagcaccaaaaaccattcttggactcccactccaggtcgttcaccttcagcttttttataagagggtccagcaccctcaacagaaacaactgcaggaaacaccaccacatatgccatccttttgcacaagcgagtacaggtatggcatccattttagaaacccaaagataattgagaggaaccaggaacatttctataaaaactggatggggcaaccattactacaggtcgttctccttcagcctttttatatcatgggccacgacccgcaacaggcacaacagcatgaaacaaaacatatgccacccttttgcacaatagagtacaggtatgtcatagatggaacacggagataatttagatcaaccaagagacggataaagatgcttggtcggtcctactctttcaaatttgttgcattttgcgttcaattgaatggtccaccggatatgagtggtgtgtaaagctgtacaattcgtaacagtttaatcactagtgttatgtgccttattttttttatttgagttttgtacccacaaagatgcagcagaggccagaaaaattaggaatgtataaatgactgaaacattggggtattgttggagcaactgctgtagcagcggccagaaaaatcgatgtttgtaaaacatttataaagtgccctaaaagcttgtggcttgaacactagttgttggcggataagtcaagcaagtcctccgtctttataaccaaaaaaaaaaaggccagcctgtgtaccagttgtagcccaaggcagctcatatcatcagtagtttttttattcaaatgtatcgcccaatgtcagtcccttcgggatccagccctcattcatttttataaaagtgagatagtcaaggcttttttgacctaggcgacttctcttctcagtgacaaaacctcctgctgcactaaaagtcctttcggacaggacacttgaagcggggcaggccagaagttccattgcaaattgggatagctcaggccacaagtccagcctgcacacccagtagtcaaggggtccatcgctcctgagagtgtcgagatccgcagttaaagctaggtagtctgctacctgtcggttgagtctttctctaaggctggatcccgaaaggctctgatggtgcatgggagttaaaaaggtacgcatgtcctccatcaacaagatgtcaggaaagcgcccggtccttgccgccgtggtcgtgggaggaggaggattaatttcatctcttcccctgttacattcccgtggtgctgtgacatcacccttatacgctgtataacgcatagtttttaatttattatgaaaatgctccatcctttccgacttgcgggaatttggtaacatttcaggcactttatgcttataccgggggtcgaggagcgtggacacccagtacaggtcattctccttcagcttttttatacgagggtccctcaacaggcacgacagcatgaaagaacccatttgaacaaggttggatgctgagctaatcatgtcgcgttcctcctcctcactgatctcactgatggtatcttcttccccccagccacgtacaacaccacgggtaccagagaggtgacaacaactagcaccctgggatgactgttgtgctcggtcttcctcctcctcatcctccccaaagccacattcctcctctgactcctcttcctcacaatcctcttcctgcgttgccgcaggtccagcaagcaatgctgattcggctgtttgtgggggtgatggacaccacaactcttcctcttcacgctcatctactgcctgatccagcactcttcgcagggcacgctccaggaagaaaacaaatggtatgatgtctctgatggtgccttcggtgcgactgacaaggtttgtcacctcctcaaaaggacgcatgagcctacaggcattgcgcatgagcgtccagtaattcggcaaaaatatccccagctccccagaggctgtcctagcaccccggtcatacaaatactcattaacagctttttcttgttggagcaggcggtcaaacattaggagtgttgaattccaccttgcgttcagggcggtcaggagtgctggtgcggtgtgactctccgctttcaggcaagtcaaccccaagacggcgtgacactgccgtacccaggatgtagcatagtacctggggagctgggggggtgccatagatgtggagcaagacgcagaagttgaagaggactcagccgaggaagaggttatggaagaggatggagtaggaggagtagaggaggtagcagcaggcctgcctgcaagtcgtggcggtgtcaccaactcttctgcagagccacgcattccatgcttgtcagaagtcagcaggtttacccaatgcgcagtgtaggtgatatacctgccctgaccatgctttgcagaccagctatccgtggtcatatggacccttgccccaacgctgtgtgccagacatgccataacttcctttctcacaaaagagtacaggtttgggattgccttttgtgaaaagaaatttctgccaggtaccttccactgcggtgtcccaatagatacaaattttttgaaagcatcagactccaccagtttgtatggtaaaatctggcgggctaagagttcagacaagccagctgtcagacgccgggcaagggggtgactttgagaaattggcttcttacgctcaaacatgtccttgacagacacctgactgtgggcagatgaccaggaactgctacgtaagagagactgagtggaggatggttgagagggggcaaggaggacagcactggttgacgtggctgaagatgctggagcaggaggaggagggcggctttcactttgtgtgctgcttctactcatgtgttcttcccatcggcctttgtgatgggagaccatgtgccttcgcaaagcagttgtacctaggtggctgttggacttcccacgactcagtttcttttggcacaggttgcaaatggcatcgctgttgtcaaaggcagacacacaaaaaaaatgccacactgctgagctctgcgatgacggcattctggtggtggcaacagcatgcgttgatgggcgtcgacgggctgtctggctgacccctggtgacgatgcatgctgtctgactgtgccactagctccttgagacgacctccccgtgcttccaaatcgtctcctcctcctctctctctccccatctgaactttccccctcttcttcttctcttctagcaggcacccacgtgacatccaccgacacatcatcatcaaccacttcacttgtatctgaaacatcaagaaaggaagcagcagcgggtacaacatcaccatcatcatcacaccgtacctccatgtcggtaatgctgcctgacagactgatcactattatctacatcctctgtcaatgatggttgcgcatcactcatttcttcaaaatgatgtgtcaataactcctgtgacagatcaagtgaagcggctgtggtgctagtgttggtggtggcgacaggcggcggagtgtcactggtcacttgagacctgcccaaagcacagctggacttagatggtgcgtcaaggttaggaggactagcagcggaagctgaagaagattgggtttcctgtgttagccattcaactaggtcctcctcagaagttattgcatcccccctggcacccggtgtctgaacaatgtgcatatttgtagggtctaaaggaatcacagcactacgaccacgaccacggaacctgcctctgcctgtcatttgtttttaaatggacactaacaatactattacaccaattgagtggtggcactgtgaaagtgggcacagtatacgctgtgagactgacaacaacaaaaaagacagatgttttaaaaatcacaaattgttaatttttttaaatattactagtactgtggcaacaaatatgattgtttggcactatttggcaaatgagcctgcctggcacacacgctgggagaaaggaaactgcgattcaatggcactaggagactgaagaatcacagtcaaaacagttatgattaacaaaaattccaatcctgttacaataaatatgagtggtggcactaattggctacttgggactggcacacaggcaggaggaaaatgcaattcaggggcactagtagactgcagattgacagtcaaaacagtgttgattgacaaattttgcaatactgttaaaagaaatatgattgctagcactaattggatagttgggcctggcacacaggctggcaggcagtagaaaagtgcaattcaatggcacaagcaaaatgaggattaagatcaaccatcaagattttttttatttaaattagtaactatactgtgacaacaattaggattggtgtaaatagttggcaagacggcctggcacaaaaggatggcaggcaggagggagatgcaattcaaggacactaggagactgattaatgacagtcaaaacagtgatgattgacaatttttgcaatactgttaaaagaaatatgattgctgacaacaattggctaggtgtgcctggctcacagcaggctgcaaggcaggaggaaagtgctattcaatggcaccagcaaactgaggtttcaaatcacagcaactattaccaaaaaatttaatttttaattattagaatactgtcacaacaaatatgattggtgtaaatattttttaagtaggcctggcacacaggcttggaaggctgtagaaaagtgcaattcaaaggcacgagcaaactgagggttaagatcatcaacaataaagatttttttaattttaattagtaactatactgtgacaaaaaattaggattggtgtaaatagttggcaagacggcctggcacaaaaggatggcaggcaggagggagatgcaattcaaggacactaggagactgattactgacagtctaaacagtgatgattgacaatttttgcaatactgttaacagaaatatgattgctgacaacaattggctaggtgggggcctggctcacagcaggctgcaaggccggaggaaagtgcgtttcaatggcaccagcaaactgacgattcaaatcacagcaactattaccaaaaattttaatttttaattattagaatactgtcacaacaaatatgattggtgtaaatattttttaagtaggcctggcacacaggcttggaaggctgtagaaaagtgcaattcaaaggcacgagcaaactgagggttaagatcatcaacaataaagatttttttaattttaattagtaactatactgtgacaaaaaattcggattggtgtaaatagttggcaagacggcctggcacaaaaggatggcaggcaggagggagatgcaattcaaggacactaggagactgattactgacagtctaaacagtgatgattgacaatttttgcaatactgttaacagaaatatgattgctgacaacaattggctaggtgggggcctggctcacagcaggctgcaaggcaggaggaaagtgcgtttcaatggcaccagcaaactgacgattcaaatcacagcaactattaccaaaaattttaatttttaattattagaatactgtcacaacaaatatgattggtgtaaatattttttaagtaggcctggcacacaggcttggaaagctgtagaaaagtgcaattcaaaggcacgagcaaactgagggttaagatcatcaacaataaagatttttttaattttaattagtaactatactgtgacaaaaaattaggattggtgtaaatagttggcaagatggcctggcacaaaaggatggcaggcaggagggagatgcaattcaaggacactaggagactgattactgacagtctaaacagtgaggattgacaatttttgcaatactgttaacagaaatatgattgctgacaacaattggctaggtgggggcctggctcacagcaggctgcaaggccggaggaaagtgcgtttcaatggcaccagcaaactgacgattcaaatcacagcaattattaccaaaaattttaatttttaattattagaatactgtcacaacaaatatgattggtgtaaatattttttaagtaggcctggcacacaggcttggaaggctgtagaaaagtgcaattcaaaggcacgagcaaactgagggttaagatcatcaacaataaagatttttttaattttaattagtaactatactgtgacaaaaaattcggattggtgtaaatagttggcaagacggcctggcacaaaaggatggcaggcaggagggagatgcaattcaaggacactaggagactgattactgacagtctaaacagtgatgattgacaatttttgcaatactgttaacagaaatatgattgctgacaacaattggctaggtgggggcctggctcacagcaggctgcaaggcaggaggaaagtgcgtttcaatggcaccagcaaactgacgattcaaatcacagcaactattaccaaaaattttaatttttaattattagaatactgtcacaacaaatatgattggtgtaaatattttttaagtaggcctggcacacaggcttggaaggctgtagaaaagtgcaattcaaaggcacgagcaaactgagggttaagatcaacactaaaaaaattttttatttaaattaataactatactgtctgactgtgacaacaattatgattggtgtaaatagttggctagacggcctggcacaaaaggctggcagtggcaggcaggaggtaaatgaaattcaatggccctaggagactgaatatttgcagtccaaaaaattatgtttttttatttttttattactgttacaagaattgtgattggtgccactaattggctacttgaggctggcagatatgagtcgtggatggtaggtagggcagtaatttaacacagtatgctgtgtaagtgacaaaaacacaggactgatagaaaattaagttacattacactagcaaaatattttaaaattttagattttaatattaaaattatgttaagaagtgcaatgcacatatgactctatgagtggtcgcactggctggctgctacgtagggcagcaattataacaacagtatgctgtgtaagtcagatagacagttagacacaggcctgatagaaaatacaattagattacactagcataatgatttaaagactttttttggaaattttaagaaaaaggttaagcacatacatatgagtcgtggctgatagccttggaagggcagctattaaaaacagtaggctatgtatgtcggatacacacacgcctgatagaaaatactattagattacactagaaaaatgattgaaataattttttttgggggggaattaaaaaaaggttaaacacatatgagtcgtggctcatagactagggagggcagcaagtaaacacagtaggctctctatgtcagcaaaacacacaggccggatagaaaaatagatttgattacactagcaaacaaatttaagctttttttttattattttaaaattaaggtgaaagaaaaatagatatgagtgctgggtggctgcctggcacagaccaattaaccaaaagactgaaaaaaaaaaaagaggtatattaatgctgagtgagcctgacagacacaggcatgatagtaaatgtaattagattacactagaaaaatatttttttgtgttttttttttttaaatttaaaataatgttataaacggatattaacactgctggctgctggctggcacagagcaatgaaccagagtatatgctgtgtgacactggcctgatagaaaatgaaaaaaaattacactagaaaaataattatatttttgggttagttaaatttaaactaatgttgttagggagatatcagtggtggcagtagtcaaagcatatgctgtgagccttaaacacacagctgaaagccaggcaaatgctaataaaaaaaaaacaaaaaaaaaaaaacggcacgaaatatagccctaaaaagggctttttggggtgctgtgcttgcagcagagatgagtggagtccttctggactgtaaatacactagcctagctatgtttttcctattaatgtcaggagcaaaaacacaacacgtcctctcattaaaaaagcaaggtcgttatgagtctaaaatggcggattccgagtagctgggagtgtctgtgagggagtgtctgatgttgattggctctaatgtgtcaggcggctgtgacataaagggtcaaagtttccacaatgatgacacataggggcggatcgaacatcgccatgtgttcgcccacaaacgcgaacaacctatgttcgctgtgaaccgttcgcgggcgaacagttcgggacatcactactctctaagtgcagtgtttgtctgagggatgtgaagggagtattgcctgatgataccaggtTTTCGCcaatgggaaagcttttcataaggctctctgtaaatcggtcacagggatttatctgccacctccctttataGATTGACATTATacacctctaccattacctctgctggtttggctgtctgctatatgtggatgggtgtcttacacggcaagtatatacttttattatataagacactctcagctatggattgggcactttttgtaaagttgttatatattgtttgtatacatgccttgagtcagtaatgcaGTGCTCTTTTTTAGTGACTTTAATTAGTAGCTAAatgtttgtcaaggttggtagagtctgtgaaacatacagatttttttttttgagctagttatttatttataaattaggatgctacatATTCGCCTCATGGAGTATTGATAATGACATTTTATGCAGCATAATAGAAATATTcatttaggctttatttaggtacatttcaatttttttgtatatacaaactaaattcttacctgctttttagagtgataggtgtattagaaattagCATGACTTTATTAATGTCGTGTGACGTGTCATCATTTCACACTATTTTTCCCGCCAAATTTGCCGTTATACGCTtcgccccagctcattcagtgctctcagaaaacgctt
Proteins encoded in this region:
- the LOC128651477 gene encoding 60S ribosomal protein L10a-like is translated as MSSKVSRDTLYEAVRELLTGSKRKKRKFLETVELQISLKNYDPQKDKRFSGTVRLKSTPRPKFSVCVLGDQQHCDEAKAVELPHMDQEALKKLNKNKKLVKKLAKKYDAFLTSESLIKQIPRILGPGLNKAGKFPSLLTHNENMVAKVDEVKSTIKFQMKKVLCLAVACGHVKMNEEELVYNIHLSINFLVSLLKKNWQNVRALYIKSTMGKPQRLY